Proteins co-encoded in one Candidatus Limnocylindrales bacterium genomic window:
- a CDS encoding 2-hydroxychromene-2-carboxylate isomerase — translation MADESGRPRLEFFYDCSSPWTYLAFTRIEDVASAAGAELIWRPILVGGIFNTINDSVYEQRKNPVWPKMRYYAKDLQDWAALYRIRIGQPPVFPVNSVKAMRGAFVAQENGRISEYSRKVFEAYWGDLRDISRDDVLEEVAEAVGLDRGEFFGKIAAPEYKERLRANTDELIERGGFGSPTMFIDGADMYFGNDRLVLVEHALMRRRNKEFS, via the coding sequence ATGGCGGACGAGAGCGGCCGGCCGAGGCTCGAGTTCTTCTACGATTGCTCCAGCCCGTGGACGTACCTTGCGTTCACTCGCATCGAGGACGTCGCCAGCGCCGCCGGCGCCGAGCTGATCTGGCGGCCGATCCTGGTCGGCGGCATCTTCAACACCATCAACGACAGCGTCTACGAGCAGCGCAAGAACCCGGTGTGGCCGAAAATGCGGTACTACGCCAAGGACCTGCAGGACTGGGCGGCGCTGTACCGAATCCGCATCGGACAGCCGCCGGTGTTTCCGGTCAACAGCGTCAAGGCCATGCGCGGCGCCTTCGTCGCACAGGAGAACGGCCGCATCTCCGAGTACTCCAGGAAGGTATTCGAGGCGTACTGGGGCGATCTGCGCGACATCTCGCGCGACGACGTGCTCGAAGAGGTAGCCGAGGCCGTGGGGCTGGACCGCGGCGAATTCTTCGGCAAGATTGCCGCGCCCGAATACAAGGAGCGCCTGCGCGCCAACACCGACGAGCTGATCGAGCGCGGCGGGTTCGGCTCACCCACCATGTTCATCGACGGCGCGGACATGTACTTCGGAAACGATCGTCTGGTACTGGTCGAGCACGCCCTGATGCGGCGGCGAAACAAGGAGTTTTCGTGA
- a CDS encoding NAD kinase, with the protein MAREKLCFVASDSPDAQQALGVLKSRYGNVSAGQADVIVALGGDGFMLQTLHEHIGHHIPIYGMNKGTVGFLMNDYHEEDLPARIARAVAAAIRPLKMRAQCAGGTTVEALAINEVSLLRQTRQAAKIRISIDGTIRLDELVCDGVLVATPAGSTAYNLSAHGPILPVNSGVLAITPISAFRPRRWRGAIVPSDAVIDFEIMGDTKRPVSATADTTEARNVHHVHVHEDKSITLELLFDPEHGLEERILKEQFVP; encoded by the coding sequence GTGGCTCGAGAGAAGCTCTGTTTCGTGGCAAGCGACTCGCCCGATGCGCAGCAGGCGCTGGGCGTGCTCAAGAGCCGCTACGGCAACGTGTCAGCCGGCCAGGCCGACGTCATCGTGGCCTTGGGCGGCGACGGCTTCATGCTGCAGACGTTGCACGAGCACATCGGCCACCACATCCCGATCTACGGGATGAACAAGGGCACGGTGGGCTTCCTCATGAACGACTACCACGAGGAGGACCTGCCCGCGCGCATCGCCCGCGCGGTGGCGGCGGCGATCCGTCCGCTCAAGATGCGGGCGCAGTGCGCCGGCGGCACGACCGTCGAAGCGCTGGCGATCAACGAGGTGTCGCTGCTTCGCCAGACCCGCCAGGCCGCCAAGATCCGCATCTCCATCGACGGAACCATTCGTCTCGACGAGCTCGTCTGTGACGGCGTGCTGGTGGCGACGCCTGCGGGCAGCACGGCCTACAATCTGTCGGCACACGGGCCGATCCTGCCCGTCAATTCCGGAGTGCTCGCGATCACGCCGATCAGCGCCTTCCGCCCGCGCCGGTGGCGCGGCGCCATCGTTCCCAGCGACGCCGTGATCGACTTCGAGATCATGGGCGACACCAAGCGCCCGGTCAGCGCCACCGCCGACACCACCGAAGCTCGCAACGTCCACCACGTCCACGTGCACGAAGACAAATCCATCACGCTCGAGCTGCTGTTCGACCCCGAGCACGGCCTCGAGGAGCGCATTCTCAAGGAGCAGTTCGTGCCTTGA
- a CDS encoding PAS domain S-box protein, translating to MPTSRAEEWDGPALDRIAELEERVRELERQLAESKDRELRLPLEQALDNIRSLPVILFRVDRNGILVESVGRGLERLGLQERQAVGQSIFDTFPEVADYIRRAQRGEEVLFEASGTFEGRPWSSINHYTLHEDSGDVIATALDITPLREMRRELEASERLFRALADTVPVGIARFDQKGRCTYLNKRVRDTLGLGDEDPLGFEWSAHIHPEDRQRIAQQWAERESGQETGRLLYRTASSLGERRWLQAQTVIERDGDGRAVGYVATVTDVTRQKRLEEDLGRRVAERTAALEEANREMEAFSYSVSHDLRAPLRSIDGFCRVLLEDYGPTLDETARGYLQRASSASKRMGALIDDLLRMSRVGRSEPRKEHVDLSAIARTVADEHAASEPSRKVDFAIQDGLTAQGDPALLYDVLVNLIGNAWKFTAKKDVARIEFCADAGEDGQIVYRVRDDGAGFDMSFADKLFRPFERLHDGNDFAGNGIGLATVERIIRRHGGRVWAEGRPGKGASFYFTLGR from the coding sequence ATGCCGACGTCGCGCGCCGAAGAATGGGACGGCCCCGCTCTTGATCGCATCGCCGAGCTCGAGGAGCGCGTCCGCGAGCTCGAACGACAGCTCGCCGAAAGCAAGGATCGGGAGCTGCGCCTGCCGCTCGAGCAGGCGCTCGACAATATCCGGTCGCTCCCGGTCATCCTCTTTCGCGTCGACCGCAACGGCATCCTCGTCGAATCGGTAGGCCGGGGGCTGGAGCGGCTCGGCTTGCAGGAACGGCAGGCGGTCGGACAGAGCATCTTCGATACGTTTCCGGAGGTGGCCGACTACATCCGGCGCGCGCAGCGCGGCGAGGAGGTGCTGTTCGAAGCCAGCGGCACGTTCGAAGGGCGGCCGTGGTCGTCGATCAACCACTACACGCTGCACGAGGACTCCGGCGACGTCATCGCGACGGCCCTCGACATCACTCCGCTGCGCGAAATGCGCCGCGAGCTCGAGGCCAGCGAGCGCCTCTTCCGTGCCCTGGCCGATACCGTTCCGGTCGGCATCGCCCGCTTCGACCAGAAAGGGCGCTGCACCTACCTCAATAAGCGCGTGCGCGACACGCTCGGACTCGGCGACGAGGATCCCCTCGGCTTCGAATGGTCCGCGCACATCCATCCCGAGGACCGGCAGCGGATCGCGCAGCAGTGGGCCGAGCGGGAGAGCGGACAGGAAACGGGCCGTCTTCTCTACCGGACCGCGTCGAGCCTGGGCGAGCGTCGCTGGTTGCAGGCGCAGACCGTGATCGAGCGCGACGGCGACGGCCGAGCCGTCGGCTACGTCGCCACCGTCACCGATGTCACGCGCCAGAAGCGCCTCGAGGAGGACCTGGGGCGGCGCGTGGCCGAGCGCACCGCGGCGCTCGAGGAGGCCAACCGGGAGATGGAAGCGTTTTCCTATTCGGTCTCGCACGATCTTCGCGCGCCGCTGCGCTCCATCGACGGCTTCTGCAGGGTGCTGCTCGAGGACTACGGACCGACGCTGGACGAGACTGCGCGTGGATACCTGCAGCGCGCCAGCTCGGCCAGCAAGAGGATGGGAGCCCTCATTGACGACCTGCTGCGCATGTCGCGCGTGGGGCGCAGCGAGCCGCGCAAGGAGCACGTCGATCTGTCCGCCATCGCCAGAACGGTGGCCGACGAGCACGCCGCATCCGAGCCCTCGCGAAAGGTCGATTTCGCGATCCAGGACGGGCTGACGGCGCAGGGCGACCCCGCCCTTCTCTACGACGTGCTGGTCAATCTCATCGGGAACGCGTGGAAGTTCACGGCCAAGAAGGACGTCGCCCGCATCGAGTTCTGCGCCGACGCCGGCGAGGACGGCCAGATCGTCTACCGTGTGCGAGACGATGGCGCCGGCTTCGACATGAGCTTCGCCGACAAGCTGTTCCGTCCCTTCGAGCGCCTGCACGACGGCAACGACTTTGCCGGCAACGGCATCGGCCTGGCAACGGTGGAGCGCATCATCCGCCGCCATGGCGGACGGGTGTGGGCGGAGGGCCGACCTGGAAAAGGCGCCTCGTTCTACTTCACGCTCGGACGTTGA